The following coding sequences lie in one Mesorhizobium sp. DCY119 genomic window:
- a CDS encoding sugar ABC transporter ATP-binding protein, protein MSMTTLPQEGSHQGLSVRGLCKSFGPIQVLTEASFDVRPGEVVALLGENGAGKSTVSNIIAGSLHADRGAITWQGKPYSPASPAQAIDAGIGMIHQELKLLPDLSVAENVFVGRMLTRGGAIDRTRMNERASAQLRRLGLNVSPDTKVRDLRVAAQQQVEIAKALTLDAKLLIFDEPTAALGGDETALLFEQIRKLKAEGMGFIYISHRLEEIVQIADRIVVMRDGRVVARHDQGDIPIRTVVEQMVGRSVDRMFPTLDEPRPEVLLEVDNLSSPDRTFNDVSFSVRAGEILGIAGLIGAGRTELVRAIAGADPISSGKVTVAGKPVHLDGPAAAIKAGVVLVPEDRKGQGVVLDQTIGENLALGNFDHVAPGGWVFPKAVQKFAETGIRKLGVKGQPGQAVRKLSGGNQQKVVIAKWIARPPKIFILDEPTRGIDVGARAAIYDVIADLARSGMAVVVVSSDLEEVLGLSHRVMVLSRGRQRGILPRAEANNVAVMELATS, encoded by the coding sequence ATGTCGATGACAACCTTGCCTCAGGAAGGCTCCCATCAGGGGCTTTCCGTGCGCGGCCTGTGCAAGAGTTTCGGGCCGATCCAGGTGCTGACCGAAGCGAGCTTCGACGTCAGGCCAGGCGAGGTGGTGGCGCTGCTCGGTGAGAACGGCGCCGGCAAATCGACCGTTTCCAACATCATCGCCGGATCGCTGCACGCAGACCGCGGCGCGATCACCTGGCAGGGGAAGCCCTATTCCCCTGCCAGTCCGGCACAGGCGATCGATGCCGGCATCGGCATGATCCATCAGGAACTGAAGCTTCTTCCCGATCTTTCGGTTGCCGAGAACGTCTTCGTCGGTCGCATGCTGACGCGCGGCGGCGCCATCGACCGCACCAGGATGAACGAACGCGCCTCTGCCCAACTCAGGCGGCTCGGCCTCAACGTTTCCCCCGATACCAAGGTTCGCGACCTCCGCGTCGCCGCCCAGCAGCAGGTCGAGATCGCCAAGGCGCTGACGCTTGATGCCAAGCTGCTGATCTTCGATGAGCCGACCGCTGCCCTTGGCGGTGACGAGACGGCACTTCTGTTCGAGCAGATCCGCAAGCTCAAGGCCGAGGGCATGGGCTTCATCTATATCAGCCACCGCCTCGAGGAGATCGTGCAGATCGCCGACCGCATCGTGGTGATGCGCGACGGGCGGGTGGTCGCGCGCCATGACCAGGGTGATATTCCCATCCGCACGGTCGTCGAGCAGATGGTCGGCCGCAGTGTCGACCGCATGTTCCCGACACTCGACGAGCCGCGCCCCGAAGTGCTGCTCGAGGTCGATAACCTTTCCTCGCCCGACCGCACTTTCAACGATGTCAGCTTCTCCGTGCGCGCCGGTGAAATCCTCGGCATTGCCGGCCTGATCGGCGCCGGCCGCACCGAACTCGTCCGCGCCATCGCAGGTGCTGACCCGATCTCCAGCGGTAAGGTCACCGTTGCCGGCAAGCCGGTGCATCTCGATGGTCCGGCCGCCGCCATCAAGGCGGGCGTCGTGCTGGTGCCGGAAGACCGCAAGGGGCAGGGCGTCGTGCTTGACCAGACTATCGGCGAGAACCTGGCGCTCGGCAATTTCGACCATGTCGCACCGGGCGGCTGGGTGTTTCCGAAAGCGGTGCAGAAATTCGCCGAGACCGGCATCCGCAAGCTCGGCGTCAAGGGCCAGCCGGGTCAGGCAGTGCGCAAGCTCTCCGGCGGCAACCAGCAAAAGGTGGTGATCGCCAAATGGATCGCGCGGCCGCCGAAGATCTTCATCCTAGACGAGCCGACGCGCGGTATCGATGTCGGCGCGCGCGCTGCGATCTACGATGTCATCGCCGACCTCGCGCGTTCCGGCATGGCGGTCGTTGTGGTTAGCTCGGATCTTGAGGAAGTGCTCGGCCTGTCGCATCGCGTCATGGTGCTGAGCCGGGGCCGCCAGCGTGGTATCCTGCCGAGGGCGGAAGCGAACAATGTCGCGGTTATGGAACTGGCGACGAGCTAG
- a CDS encoding sugar ABC transporter substrate-binding protein — MLTKRSFLLAAAAIVPLLGLANGASAAEAKKLGLAVANLQADFFNQIKQSVEAYAKEKGLEVVTVDAKGDSATQVSQVQDLITQNIDALIYIPAGATAATVPTKTAKAAGIPVINVDRNADGAPGDTFIATNSVASAKSVCDYIAKQAGGKGELIIIHGQKGTTPEVDRSKGCGEALAGYPDIKVVGELWSEGWHQDEGFKLTQDLLQSHPNVSIVVGQADALALGAAQAVKVANLGHKVWIAGFDGDVAALKALKDGVFDVTATQQTQGMGRLAVDSAIKLVAGEKVEPEQLQDATLTTKDNVAQFIEKHP; from the coding sequence ATGCTGACGAAACGTTCATTCCTGCTTGCTGCCGCGGCCATCGTTCCGCTGCTCGGTCTTGCCAACGGGGCTTCGGCCGCCGAAGCCAAGAAGCTCGGCCTTGCCGTCGCCAATCTGCAGGCCGACTTCTTTAATCAGATCAAGCAGTCGGTCGAAGCCTACGCCAAGGAAAAGGGCCTCGAGGTCGTCACCGTCGACGCCAAGGGCGATTCCGCTACACAGGTCAGCCAGGTGCAGGACCTGATCACGCAGAACATCGACGCGTTGATCTACATCCCGGCCGGTGCTACTGCCGCGACCGTCCCGACCAAGACGGCCAAGGCTGCCGGCATTCCCGTCATCAATGTCGACCGCAATGCCGACGGCGCGCCGGGCGACACCTTCATCGCCACCAACAGCGTCGCCTCTGCCAAGAGCGTCTGCGACTACATCGCCAAGCAGGCCGGCGGCAAGGGCGAGCTGATCATCATCCATGGCCAGAAGGGCACGACGCCAGAAGTCGACCGCTCCAAGGGCTGCGGCGAAGCCCTCGCAGGCTATCCCGACATCAAGGTCGTCGGCGAACTCTGGAGCGAAGGCTGGCACCAGGACGAAGGCTTCAAGCTGACGCAGGACCTGCTGCAGTCTCATCCGAACGTCTCGATCGTCGTCGGCCAGGCCGATGCGCTCGCGCTGGGCGCGGCACAGGCGGTCAAGGTCGCCAATCTCGGCCACAAGGTCTGGATCGCCGGCTTCGACGGCGACGTGGCAGCACTCAAGGCGCTGAAGGACGGCGTCTTCGACGTCACCGCCACGCAGCAGACACAAGGCATGGGCCGTCTGGCGGTCGACTCGGCTATCAAGCTTGTCGCCGGCGAGAAGGTCGAGCCGGAGCAGCTTCAGGACGCGACTTTGACCACCAAGGACAATGTCGCGCAGTTCATCGAGAAGCATCCGTAA
- a CDS encoding ABC transporter permease: MSSKPGSADLSVSAGEPRAGGLKPLFATLFAGAKGPLIGLILLCLVLSVSTDTFLTVRNILNVLDQITVLGIMAIGMTLVILIGGIDLSVGSILALGAMVLGYVVNPDYLGLPILAGVAAALLVGGLCGLVSGLLVTVAKLPPFIATLAMMSVARGLANIITDGSQIVGFPDWFTNLSIVRHFGFISVTVGVMIVLGVIFAIFLNYRTTGRNLYAIGGSPEVARLSGIPVNRLTNWVYAVCGVLAALAGVVLAARLDSVQPSSGFGYELDTIAAVVIGGASLSGGVGSIGGTAIGVLIIGVLRNGLNLLGVSPFIQQIVIGVVIALAVAADTWRRRAK, translated from the coding sequence ATGAGTTCCAAACCCGGCAGCGCCGATCTTTCCGTCTCGGCAGGAGAGCCGCGTGCAGGTGGTCTGAAGCCGCTGTTCGCGACGCTTTTCGCCGGCGCCAAGGGTCCGCTTATCGGCCTCATCCTCCTGTGTCTGGTGCTGTCGGTTTCCACCGATACCTTCCTGACAGTCCGCAACATCCTGAACGTGCTCGACCAGATCACCGTTCTCGGCATCATGGCGATCGGCATGACGCTGGTGATCCTGATCGGCGGTATCGATCTGTCGGTCGGCTCCATCCTGGCGCTTGGCGCCATGGTCCTCGGCTACGTCGTGAACCCCGATTATCTCGGCCTGCCGATCCTGGCCGGCGTTGCCGCGGCCTTGCTCGTCGGCGGGCTTTGCGGGCTGGTTTCCGGCCTGCTGGTGACGGTGGCCAAGCTGCCGCCTTTCATCGCCACCCTGGCCATGATGTCGGTGGCGCGCGGCCTGGCCAACATCATCACCGACGGTTCGCAGATCGTCGGTTTCCCCGACTGGTTCACCAACCTGTCGATCGTTCGCCATTTCGGCTTCATCTCGGTGACGGTTGGCGTCATGATCGTGCTCGGCGTGATCTTCGCGATCTTCCTCAATTACCGCACCACCGGCCGCAATCTCTATGCGATCGGCGGCAGCCCGGAAGTGGCGCGTCTGTCCGGCATTCCGGTCAACCGGCTGACCAACTGGGTCTATGCCGTCTGCGGCGTTCTGGCAGCCCTTGCCGGCGTGGTGCTTGCCGCGCGTCTCGACTCGGTGCAACCGAGTTCCGGCTTCGGCTATGAGCTCGACACCATCGCCGCCGTCGTCATCGGCGGCGCCAGCCTCAGCGGCGGCGTTGGCTCGATCGGCGGAACGGCCATCGGCGTCCTCATTATCGGCGTGCTGCGCAATGGGCTCAATTTGCTCGGCGTGTCGCCCTTCATCCAGCAGATCGTCATCGGCGTCGTCATCGCCCTGGCCGTTGCGGCCGACACCTGGAGGCGCCGGGCCAAATAA
- a CDS encoding sugar-binding transcriptional regulator, with product MTNADNDSAARFPDAELKARAAWHYYVEGLTQEKISELLGIGRIKVHRILAAAREEGVVQFRISDTVVDCVVLEQKLKERFGLGQAIVVPAAADSRNSPMMIGHAAAAYIGDNVNAGDVIALGWGRTLKFAINQLPHRQISRTTVVSMLGGLTHAQPLNPTESAWDFAEKIGAECYLLPVPVYADKPEQRDAFMSQRSVQDVVFRARRANIALLSVGSFSLDSPIANYGFIKPSELEELKALGAVGDILCHFVDANGKTIDHDVNHRVCAFPMDELADIPNTILVSGGREKVAVMNAMLARTKVSVLITDEEAAKGLLGL from the coding sequence ATGACCAATGCAGACAATGACAGCGCCGCGCGCTTTCCCGACGCTGAGCTCAAGGCGCGCGCGGCCTGGCATTACTATGTCGAGGGCCTGACCCAGGAGAAGATATCCGAACTGCTCGGAATCGGGCGCATCAAGGTGCACCGCATCCTGGCCGCCGCCCGCGAGGAAGGCGTGGTCCAGTTCCGCATCAGCGACACCGTGGTCGATTGCGTGGTGCTGGAACAGAAGCTGAAAGAGCGTTTCGGCCTGGGCCAGGCGATCGTGGTGCCGGCAGCCGCTGACAGCCGCAACAGCCCGATGATGATCGGCCATGCCGCAGCCGCCTATATCGGAGACAATGTGAATGCCGGCGACGTCATCGCGCTGGGCTGGGGGCGAACGCTGAAATTCGCCATCAACCAGCTGCCGCACCGCCAGATCAGCCGGACGACAGTCGTTTCCATGCTCGGCGGGCTGACGCATGCGCAGCCTTTGAACCCGACCGAAAGTGCGTGGGATTTCGCCGAGAAGATCGGCGCCGAATGCTATCTTCTGCCGGTTCCCGTCTATGCCGACAAGCCGGAACAGCGCGATGCCTTCATGAGCCAGCGCAGCGTTCAGGACGTGGTTTTCCGGGCGCGGCGGGCCAATATCGCACTGCTCAGCGTCGGCTCGTTCTCACTGGACAGCCCGATCGCCAATTATGGCTTCATCAAGCCGAGCGAGCTGGAGGAACTGAAAGCGCTCGGCGCCGTCGGTGATATTCTGTGCCATTTCGTCGACGCCAACGGCAAAACCATTGACCATGACGTCAACCACCGTGTCTGCGCCTTCCCGATGGATGAACTCGCCGATATCCCGAACACCATCCTGGTTTCGGGCGGGCGCGAGAAGGTCGCGGTGATGAACGCGATGCTGGCGCGCACCAAGGTTTCGGTGCTCATCACCGATGAGGAAGCGGCTAAGGGATTGTTAGGCCTTTAG
- a CDS encoding FGGY family carbohydrate kinase: MSDVVIGIDASTTAVKAIAFTRDGRELAQARVAYPLYNPLPGHFEQDPEDWWAALLQALKELAGRIDPSRFAALSIAHQRETFTLIDDAGKALNPAILWLDERARPQVARLSKELGRDNITAWSGKPPDPTPALYAIAWLSEHRPEAVRAARAIVDVDGFLMHRLTGRLATSTPSADPLGLLSLETSTWHRTLVEAAGLKLEQLPEIIAPGTICGGLTDEVAKLTGLKAGLPVVAGAGDGQAMGLGMGVVEAGKTYLSLGSGVVSGAYSGEYRTSEGFRTLASPTGSGFMLETVLRSGMQLVDWIVRTTGAQSAPALEVLAKDVAAGSDGLLVMPYWAGVMSPYWDGAARGSIVGLSLDHKPAHLFRAVLEGICFEQAIATEAMETSIGHKSPSMIAAGGGTNSRLLMQIMASVLERPLSVSPVNEAAALGAGMLAAYAAGWFPSVEEASKAMTAQPDNRVDPVAELSANYAVRKEIYRDLYHATRDIHARLDALKSG, from the coding sequence ATGTCCGATGTCGTAATCGGTATCGATGCGTCGACCACCGCGGTGAAGGCGATCGCCTTCACCCGCGACGGTCGCGAATTGGCGCAGGCGCGCGTCGCCTACCCGCTTTACAATCCGCTACCCGGCCATTTCGAGCAGGATCCGGAAGACTGGTGGGCAGCCCTCCTGCAGGCGTTGAAAGAGCTTGCCGGCCGCATCGATCCTTCTCGTTTTGCTGCCCTGTCGATAGCCCATCAGCGCGAAACCTTCACGCTCATCGATGATGCGGGCAAGGCGCTCAACCCGGCCATTCTCTGGCTGGACGAGCGCGCCCGTCCGCAGGTGGCGCGGCTATCCAAGGAACTTGGCCGCGACAACATCACGGCATGGAGCGGCAAGCCGCCGGATCCGACGCCGGCGCTTTACGCCATCGCATGGCTTTCCGAACACAGGCCGGAAGCGGTGCGCGCTGCACGCGCCATCGTCGATGTCGACGGTTTCCTGATGCATCGCCTGACCGGCAGGCTGGCCACCAGCACGCCGAGCGCCGATCCCCTAGGCCTACTCTCCCTCGAAACATCGACCTGGCACCGGACCCTTGTCGAGGCGGCCGGCCTGAAGCTCGAGCAGCTTCCCGAAATCATTGCCCCCGGCACGATATGCGGTGGGCTGACAGACGAGGTCGCCAAACTCACTGGCCTGAAGGCTGGCCTGCCGGTCGTTGCCGGCGCCGGCGACGGTCAGGCCATGGGCCTCGGCATGGGCGTGGTGGAGGCAGGAAAGACCTACCTTTCGCTGGGTTCCGGTGTCGTCAGCGGCGCTTATTCAGGAGAGTACAGGACGTCGGAAGGCTTCCGCACGCTGGCGTCGCCGACCGGCTCTGGCTTCATGCTCGAAACCGTTCTGCGCTCCGGCATGCAACTGGTCGACTGGATTGTCAGGACGACGGGTGCGCAGTCGGCCCCGGCGCTGGAAGTGCTGGCGAAGGATGTGGCTGCGGGCAGCGACGGCCTGCTCGTCATGCCCTATTGGGCGGGCGTCATGAGCCCCTATTGGGATGGCGCCGCGCGCGGTTCCATCGTCGGCCTCTCGCTCGATCACAAGCCGGCGCATCTGTTCCGCGCGGTTCTGGAAGGCATCTGCTTCGAGCAGGCGATCGCCACCGAGGCCATGGAAACCAGCATCGGCCACAAGTCGCCATCGATGATTGCTGCCGGCGGCGGCACCAATTCGCGCCTGCTGATGCAGATCATGGCGAGCGTGCTTGAGCGCCCGCTGTCGGTTTCGCCGGTCAATGAGGCTGCCGCTCTCGGTGCCGGCATGCTTGCAGCCTATGCGGCGGGCTGGTTTCCCTCGGTTGAGGAAGCGAGCAAGGCGATGACCGCCCAGCCGGACAACCGCGTCGATCCGGTCGCGGAGCTGTCGGCGAATTATGCAGTCCGCAAGGAGATCTACCGCGATCTCTATCACGCGACGCGAGACATCCATGCCAGGCTGGATGCTCTGAAGAGCGGCTAA
- a CDS encoding homoserine dehydrogenase gives MSNPQFAAELLERAERQGPVTIGLAGAGQMGTDIVVQVALMPGLRIGAISEVRPQAAIDAALLAGHDRSDIVQASSASDIDRVIEAGKVAVTEDLHALAAAGRIDVIIDATGNPNIGTLFALEVMKNGKHIVMLNVEADITIGRFLKEEARKAGVVYTGAAGDEPACTLEIIGFAKSLGFGIVAAGKGKNNPLKIDAMPADYEKEAAERKMNARMLVEFVDGSKTAIEMVAIANATGLVPDVPGMHGPTATLEQLADVLCPKEDGGVLHRKGVVDYSIGKGVAPGVFCVIETKHPRVLERMIDLKVGKGPYFTIFRPYHLTSLEVPLSAARAVLYKRADMEPLDHPVAEAVAVAKRDLGVGQSLGMIGETDYRGFAMTWEDARKKGALPLGLAERAKVVKPLKVGEFLTYDNCVPDDSMVVTQIRRRLDQSDGRFVTSAVA, from the coding sequence ATGTCTAATCCGCAGTTCGCTGCAGAGCTTCTTGAGCGCGCCGAACGGCAGGGGCCTGTCACCATCGGTCTCGCAGGGGCCGGGCAGATGGGCACGGACATCGTCGTGCAGGTGGCGCTCATGCCGGGCCTTCGCATCGGCGCGATCTCCGAAGTCAGGCCGCAGGCGGCCATCGATGCCGCACTTCTGGCCGGGCACGACCGTTCCGACATCGTGCAGGCCAGTTCCGCCTCGGATATCGATCGCGTCATCGAGGCCGGTAAGGTCGCGGTTACCGAAGACCTTCATGCACTTGCCGCTGCAGGTCGCATCGACGTCATCATCGACGCCACCGGCAATCCCAACATCGGCACGCTGTTTGCGCTTGAAGTGATGAAAAACGGCAAGCACATCGTCATGCTCAATGTCGAGGCCGACATCACCATCGGCCGCTTCCTCAAGGAAGAGGCCCGCAAGGCCGGCGTCGTCTATACGGGTGCCGCCGGTGACGAGCCGGCCTGCACGCTGGAAATCATCGGTTTCGCCAAGAGCCTCGGCTTTGGCATCGTCGCTGCCGGCAAGGGCAAGAACAACCCGCTCAAGATCGACGCCATGCCGGCCGATTACGAGAAGGAAGCCGCCGAGCGCAAGATGAATGCGCGCATGCTGGTCGAGTTCGTCGACGGCTCCAAGACCGCCATTGAAATGGTCGCCATCGCCAACGCAACCGGCCTCGTGCCTGATGTTCCCGGCATGCACGGCCCGACGGCGACGCTGGAACAGCTTGCCGACGTGCTCTGCCCGAAGGAAGATGGCGGCGTTCTCCATCGCAAGGGCGTCGTCGATTATTCCATCGGCAAGGGTGTCGCGCCCGGCGTGTTCTGCGTTATCGAGACCAAGCATCCTCGGGTGCTGGAGCGCATGATCGACCTGAAGGTCGGCAAGGGTCCGTATTTCACCATCTTCCGGCCCTATCACCTCACCAGCCTGGAAGTGCCGCTGTCGGCAGCCCGCGCCGTGCTTTACAAGCGCGCCGACATGGAGCCGCTCGACCATCCGGTGGCCGAAGCAGTGGCCGTCGCCAAGCGCGATCTCGGCGTCGGCCAGTCGCTAGGCATGATCGGCGAGACGGATTACCGCGGCTTTGCCATGACCTGGGAAGATGCGCGCAAGAAAGGCGCGCTGCCGCTCGGCCTTGCCGAACGCGCCAAGGTGGTCAAGCCGCTCAAGGTCGGCGAGTTCCTGACCTACGACAACTGTGTACCTGACGACTCGATGGTGGTAACCCAGATTCGCCGCCGTCTCGATCAGTCGGACGGTCGGTTTGTGACCAGCGCCGTCGCCTGA
- a CDS encoding FGGY-family carbohydrate kinase, with protein MAEPRHVAVIDIGKTNAKVVVVDLKAMAEIDARKMPNSASNDGLYPHHDTERLWDFIIASLAELARKHAIDAISVTTHGATAALLNERGELALPILDYEHDGPDSLTADYDAVRPPFAESGTPRLPVGLNLGAQIFWQSKAFPDQFSAVRAILPYPQYWAYRLTGVQATEVTSLGCHTDLWNPARRDFSTMVDRLGWRHLMPPLRSASDRLGSILPEIAARTGLSPLTPVHCGIHDSNASLLPHILHRKPPFAVVSTGTWVVAMAVGGAPRGLDPARDTLVNVNALGDPVPSARFMGGREYEMLIGNDVSLASDEDIARVLAEKLMLLPSVQQGSGPFPQRTAEWIAPRNLKAGERSAIVSFYLALMTATCLDLIGASGETIVEGGFADNRLFLDMLAAATRRSVLVSAANATGTSLGAAELAFSGRACSNVTHRRPSDGDLLASYAETWRSRIS; from the coding sequence ATGGCCGAACCGCGCCACGTCGCCGTCATCGATATCGGCAAGACCAACGCCAAAGTGGTGGTGGTCGATCTCAAGGCCATGGCCGAGATCGACGCTCGCAAGATGCCAAATAGCGCGTCGAATGACGGGCTTTACCCGCATCATGACACGGAGCGGCTCTGGGATTTCATCATAGCCAGCCTGGCCGAACTTGCGCGCAAACACGCGATAGACGCCATTTCGGTGACCACGCATGGCGCGACGGCGGCACTGCTCAATGAGCGCGGTGAACTCGCACTGCCGATCCTCGATTACGAGCATGACGGTCCCGACAGCCTCACCGCCGACTACGATGCCGTCCGCCCACCTTTTGCCGAAAGCGGCACGCCAAGGCTTCCGGTCGGCCTCAATCTCGGAGCGCAGATTTTTTGGCAGTCGAAAGCGTTTCCGGATCAATTCTCTGCCGTCCGCGCGATCCTTCCCTATCCGCAATATTGGGCGTATCGGCTGACGGGCGTTCAAGCGACGGAAGTCACCTCGCTGGGCTGCCACACCGATCTCTGGAATCCGGCCAGGCGCGATTTCTCGACAATGGTCGACCGCCTAGGTTGGCGTCACCTCATGCCGCCACTGCGATCCGCTAGCGATCGGCTCGGGTCCATCCTGCCGGAGATCGCGGCGCGAACGGGGCTTTCGCCGCTGACGCCGGTCCATTGCGGCATCCACGATTCCAACGCCTCGCTGCTGCCGCATATCCTCCACCGCAAGCCGCCCTTCGCCGTCGTCTCGACCGGTACATGGGTGGTGGCAATGGCGGTCGGCGGTGCGCCGCGTGGCCTTGACCCGGCGCGCGATACGCTGGTCAATGTCAACGCGCTTGGCGACCCAGTCCCTTCGGCGCGCTTCATGGGCGGGCGCGAATACGAGATGCTGATCGGAAACGATGTTTCGCTGGCGTCCGACGAGGACATCGCCCGCGTCCTCGCTGAAAAACTCATGCTCCTGCCTTCGGTCCAGCAGGGCTCCGGTCCTTTTCCGCAACGAACGGCCGAATGGATCGCGCCGCGCAACCTCAAGGCCGGCGAACGATCCGCCATCGTTTCGTTCTATCTCGCCTTGATGACCGCGACCTGCCTCGACCTGATCGGCGCTTCCGGCGAGACGATCGTCGAAGGCGGCTTTGCCGACAATCGGCTCTTTCTCGATATGCTCGCTGCCGCGACCCGAAGATCGGTACTCGTCAGTGCGGCCAACGCCACCGGCACCAGCCTGGGGGCCGCCGAACTGGCCTTTTCAGGACGTGCATGCAGCAATGTTACCCATCGCCGGCCGTCAGATGGCGATCTTCTGGCATCCTATGCCGAGACCTGGCGCTCGCGCATTTCCTGA
- the rhaM gene encoding L-rhamnose mutarotase has protein sequence MAEKYAFRMRLNPGMKAEYKRRHDAIWPELTALLKDAGVSDYSIHLDEETNTLFGVLWRRQDHGMADLPNHPVMKRWWAHMADIMETKPDNEPVAVPLETVFHME, from the coding sequence ATGGCTGAGAAATACGCGTTCCGCATGAGGCTCAATCCCGGCATGAAGGCTGAGTACAAAAGGCGTCACGATGCGATCTGGCCGGAACTGACCGCACTTTTGAAGGACGCCGGCGTCTCTGATTATTCGATCCATCTGGACGAGGAGACCAACACTCTGTTCGGCGTGCTGTGGCGCAGGCAGGATCACGGCATGGCCGACTTGCCGAACCACCCGGTGATGAAGCGCTGGTGGGCGCATATGGCCGACATCATGGAAACCAAGCCGGATAACGAACCGGTCGCGGTGCCGCTCGAAACCGTTTTTCATATGGAATAA
- a CDS encoding ABC transporter permease: MSATEAPHGRHIPDRLDRPLRSALFSWEALLIAVAVTIFAVNSFASPYFLDPWSLSDLTFNFTEKALIALAMALLIISGEIDLSVAAIIALASTMMGMAVQFGVGTPGLVAIGIGVGLACGAFNGLLVTRLGLPSIVVTIGTMSLFRGVAFIILGDQAYKGYPESFAFFGQGYVWWVVSFELVLFLVAAVIYYVILHRTSFGRRVFAIGNNPVAAQFSGVRVERIKFILFCLTGLMSGIAAVLITSRLGSTRPSIAQGYELEVITMVVLGGVSILGGAGSIPGVVLAALIMGLVTFGLGLLNVPGIVMSIFIGLLLMLVIALPIVWRRLMKERLA, translated from the coding sequence ATGAGCGCGACCGAAGCCCCGCATGGCCGCCATATCCCCGACCGTCTTGACCGGCCGTTGCGGTCGGCGCTGTTCAGCTGGGAGGCGCTGCTGATCGCGGTTGCCGTCACGATCTTCGCCGTCAACAGCTTTGCCTCTCCCTATTTCCTCGATCCGTGGTCGCTGTCCGACCTCACCTTCAACTTCACCGAAAAGGCGCTGATCGCGCTGGCCATGGCGCTGCTGATCATCTCGGGCGAGATCGACCTCTCGGTTGCCGCCATCATCGCGCTCGCCTCGACCATGATGGGCATGGCCGTGCAATTCGGCGTCGGCACGCCCGGGCTCGTCGCCATCGGCATCGGCGTCGGGCTCGCCTGCGGCGCGTTCAACGGCCTGCTCGTCACGCGGCTCGGCCTGCCTTCCATAGTCGTCACCATCGGCACGATGAGCCTATTTCGCGGCGTCGCCTTCATCATTCTCGGCGACCAGGCCTACAAGGGCTATCCCGAAAGTTTCGCGTTCTTCGGCCAGGGCTATGTCTGGTGGGTGGTGTCGTTCGAGCTTGTGCTGTTTCTGGTCGCGGCGGTCATCTATTACGTCATCCTTCACCGCACCAGCTTCGGGCGGCGCGTCTTCGCCATCGGCAACAATCCGGTCGCGGCGCAATTCTCAGGTGTTCGCGTCGAGCGCATAAAGTTCATCCTGTTCTGCCTCACCGGGCTGATGTCGGGCATCGCCGCCGTGCTGATAACCTCGCGGCTCGGTTCCACCCGCCCGTCGATCGCGCAGGGCTATGAGCTCGAGGTCATCACCATGGTCGTGCTCGGTGGCGTCAGCATTCTTGGCGGCGCCGGCAGCATTCCGGGCGTGGTTCTGGCAGCCCTCATCATGGGGCTGGTCACCTTCGGCCTCGGCCTGCTCAATGTGCCCGGCATCGTCATGTCGATCTTCATCGGCCTGCTGCTTATGCTGGTCATCGCGCTGCCGATCGTCTGGCGGCGTCTCATGAAGGAGCGGCTTGCCTGA